TGAGGTTCTCCCAAAAGGGCATCCACAAAACCTTCAGGGTCAAAGAGCAAGAGGTCTTCCACCTGCTCCCCCACCCCAACCCAGAGCACCGGAAGCTTGAGCTCCCGGGCAATGGCCAAAACCACACCCCCCTTGGCGGTCCCATCCAGCTTGGTCAGCACCAAGCCGGTGACCCCGGCGTGCTCGCGAAACTCCCGGGCTTGCACCAGGCCGTTGAGGCCGGTGGTGGCGTCCACCACCAAAAGCACCTGGTGGGGGGCTTCGGGAACGGCCCTCGCCGCCACCTTGTGCAGCTTCGCCAGCTCCCGCATGAGGTTGTCCTTGGTGTGCAGGCGTCCGGCGGTGTCGGCGATGAGGTGGGTGGCGTTGCGGGCCTGCGCCGCCGCCAACGCGTCGTAAAGCACGGCCCCGGGATCGGCCCCCGCCCTTTGCGCCACCACCTCCACCCCCAAACGCTGGGCCCAGAGCTGCAGCTGCTCAGTGGCCGCCGCCCGGAAGGTGTCGCAGGCGGCCAAAAGCGGCTTTCCCCCCGAAGCTGCAACTTTAGCCGCCAGCTTGGCGGCGGTGGTGGTTTTGCCTGAGCCGTTGACGCCCACCACCAAAATCACCTCCGGCCGATGGGCAGGCGCCGGGGCCGGCTTGGGAAAGAACGCCAAGAGCTTTTCCCGGAGGAACGCCCGCTCCTGCCCCGGGGAAAGCAAGCCCTTAGCCAAAGCCCGACGGAGATCCGAGGCCAGCTCAGAGGCCAGGTCCGGGCCCGCATCGGCCAAAATCAGAGCTTCTTCCAGCGTTTCTGGGTTTAAGCTGCCCACCTCCGGAAGGGTGGCGCCTTTCGACGTCAAAAGCCCACGCAGCCGCTCGAAAAACTGCAAGGTTCCTCCTCTCGCAAGCCGTCAGGGGATTTCCTGGTTGAGCGCCCACGCGGTCCGCTCCACCGCCCTCCGCGCCAGACCCAACGGCGCCATGGGCTCCATGACCAACACCAGGTAGTACCCGCCTTTGAGACGGCGGGAAATCACCTTCAGGGCGCTGCCCGCCACCGCCACCTCCACCACCTCACCCCCTTTGGCGCCCCGCAGCAGCCGGCCGGCGGTGCGCAACAAGAGCCCGTGGTAGGCCCCTTCCACCTTGAGCTCATAGGGGGTGGAGCGCCGGGTGACGTACTCCACGAACTCCCCTTCGGGGTCCAGGAAGATGGCCCCGTGGGCCCCGGGGACGTCCACCATGAGGTTGGTGAGCAGGTACTGAAACGGCATTACCGGCCCAAAAGTGCCCGTGCTTGAGCGGCCTCCTTGGAATCGGGGGCCAGCTCCACCACCTTTTGCAGGACCTCCCGCGCTTCCGCGGTGCGGCCCCGGTTCAAAAGCAATGTGCCCAGCCGCAGGGGCAGATCCGCCCGCTCAGGGGCCCTCTGCATCCCCTTGCGGTAGGTTTCCTCCGCCGAGTTGAGCTTCCCCAAGCGCTCCTGCACTTCACCCAGAAGCAGGTACGCCTCAGGGGGCCCGGTGGGACCGGCAGCACGCCGCAGGTTTTCCTCGGCAGCTTCCAGCCTGCCCTGGGCCAAATACAAAGCCCCCAGGTTGAAATAAACCCCTGCCCGGTTGGCGTAGGTCAAATCCTGCAGCGCTGCCAAAAACTCTGACTCCGCCAGCGCCTGCTGCCCCAAGGCGCGGTAGGCAATGCCACGGTTGTTGCGGGCGTCGGTGTAGGTGGGGGCCAGGGTCAACGCCCGGGTAAAGGCCTCCACCGCCGAAGCCGGCTCGCCTTTGGCCAGATACGCCAGCCCGATGAAGTTGTGCACCACCGGGTTGGCGGGCTGTAGCGATTCTGCCGAGCGGAAACGGGCCAACGCCTGGTCCGTACGCCCGTCCCGCAGCATGCTTTCCCCTTCCCGCAACAGCATGGTGGCCGCCAAAGGGTCCTTGGGATCAATGCCCGGCGGAAGCTCTGCGGTTTTGCTCCCCGAAGAAGCGCAACCCCACGCCAAGAGCACCGCAGCCAGGCAGAAAAAAACGACCTTGTGTGAGCTCATGCCACCTCCACCTCACCCAAAGGTACCAAGTCCCCGGCCCGGAGGGCGGAAAAGAACGCCTCCACCACCCGAGGATCCAGCTTGGTGCCGGCCAAATCACGCATGCGGTTTAACACAAAATCCAAAGAAAGCGCCTTTTGGTACGGTCGCGTGGTGGTCATGGCATCGAACACATCGGCGGCGGCAATGATCCTTGCCACCAAGGGGATCGCCTCCCCCACCAGGCCATCGGGGTAGCCGCCCCCTGCCCAGTTTTCGTGGTGCGAGCGGATCCCAGGGATAACATCCCGCAGCAGCTTGATGGAAGACACGATGGCCGCCCCTTTGATGGTGTGGGCGCGCATCTTGGCAAACTCTGCATCGGTGAGCTGCTCGGGCTTGGTGAGAATCGCGTCCTCAATGCCGATCTTGCCCACGTCGTGGAGGAGAGCGGCAATTTCCACCTTGCGGATCTCCTCGCCGTTAAGCCCTAGATGGCGGGCAATGGCCACCGAGTACCGCGCCACCCGCTCGGAGTGACCGCGGGTGTACGGGTTTTTGGCATCAATGGAAGCGGTGAGGGCACGGATGGCGTCCACCAACAGCTCGCGGTTTTGCGCCAGCGCCTCCCGTAAGGAAGCCACGGTACGGCCGATCTCCTCGGCCATGGTGTTGAAGTTCTCCGCCAGCTGGCCCAGCTCGTTGGCAGAAGTGACCGGGACCCGCTTGGTGAAGTCCCCGGAGGCCATGGCCGTGGAAAGCGCCGCCAGCTGCCGCAGAGGGTTGGTAATGCGGCGGGCCAGCACGATGCCCGCCACCGTCGCCAGGATGCCAGCACCCAGCGCCAGCAACGCGGTTCGCTTGGCCATGGCGTTCAGGTTGGCAAATGCCACATCCACCTGACGGGCGGTCACCACCGCCCACGGGGGGTCCCCCACCGGGCAAAGGGAGCCCAACACCTCGGCGTGGTTGCCAAAGGGATCGGCGTAGGTTTTGGTGAGCCGCACACCGGGGGCGCGCAGGAACTGGGCTACCAGCGGGTGCTGGGAGGCGTCCCGCCCCAGCCGGTCCCCTTCAGAGGAAAACAGGATGCGCCCCCTGCGGTCCACCACATCCACCACCACCCCCCGGGCCGCCTCCTCCCCCAACCGTTCGCTCATGCCGGCCAACGACACCACCCCTTGCAGCACCCCGAGGACCTCACCCCGGTGTCCCAGAACCGGGAAAGAAACCACCACCACCGGTGGCTCCCCGGGAAGGCTCACCAGGTCCTCCCGCACCGGCCGGCTGGCCAGGCCCTCCTGGAAAGCCCGGGCCAAAAGCGGATTTAACAGCTCTTCAGCCCCCGCAGGGAAGGGCCGCCCCTGCACGAACTGCCCGTTGCCTTGCCGGTCCAACAGCCGCAGCATCAGCACGTTGCGGTTGGCCTTCACCACTTCCGCCAGGATGGCGGGAACCCGGTCCATGGGCAAGGAGTCGGTGGCGGAAGCGGCCAAGGCCTGGCTTAAGCCCTCCAGCCGCCCCACGGTATCCACGAAGAAAAGCTCCAGCTCACGGGCAAAGCCCACCGCCTGCCGGGTCAGGTACTGCTTTTCCAGGGTGGCAATTTGCTCGCGGTTAGACGAAAAAAAGCCGAAACCCACCAGGGCCACCGGCACCACCGCCAGCGCCACCAAAAGCGCGGTGAGTGGGTACAAAAGCGAACGGAAAAAAGGCCAACGCATACGGAGCATTTCACTATAGCACGGGAGGTGCCTCTCCCTCGGCGGTTCCCGCCTTCTTTTGGGCAGCCGCCGAAAGCCTTGCCATGAGCTTCTTGAGGTCCTCCCAGGCTTCCCGTTTGGCCTGGGGGTTGCGCAGCAGGTAGGCCGGGTGGAAGGTGGGAAGAACCTCCACGCCCTCCCAGTGCCGCCAGCTGCCGCGGTAAGAGCTGATGGGCGCCGTGATACCCAACAGGTGCCGGGCGGCAACCCGGCCCAAAAGCACAATGATTTCCGGCTTGATAAGCGCCAGTTGCCGCCTGAGAAAAGGCAAGCAGGCAGCGGCTTCATCGTCCTGGGGATCGCGGTTGCCGGGAGGCCGGCACTTCACGATGTTGGCAATGTAAACCTCGGAGCGGGACAGGCCGCACGCCCTGAGCATGGAGTTGAGGAGCTGGCCGGCCCGGCCCACAAACGGCTCCCCCTGGCGGTCCTCTTCCGCCCCCGGAGCTTCCCCCACAAACACCACCCGCGCCTCGGGGTTCCCCACCCCAAACACCACTTGGGTACGTCCCTTGGCCAACCGACAGCGCTGGCATGTGGCCACCGCCTTGGCCATGGAAGCCAGGTCCTGAAAGGCCAGGGGATCCTGCTCCTCGCGGGAGGGTTGGCTTCCCTCCGGGAGCATCACCTCCTGGATACCAAAGTCCAAAAGGTAGCGGGCCAAATCCCGGGCGCTCATGGAAACGCCAGCATTTCCCCCGCCAGAGCCAACAGCAGCTCCCGTGCCAGTTGTTCCTTGCCCATGGGCGGAAAGCTCAGGTGGTGGCCCTTCTTAGTCCAAACCTCGGCGCGGTTTTTGGCCACCTCCATGCCCAACCCTTCCTCGTCAATGGGGTTGGCCACCACGGCATCGGCGCCCTTGGCCGAAAGCTTGGCCTGGGCACGGGATGCGAGGTTTTTGCTTTCCTCGGCGGCAAAAATCACCAGGAAAGGCCTGGGGGACGCAGCGGCAATCTCCAGAGTGAGGTCCGGCACCGGTTCGAGCTGCAACGTCATAGGCCCCTGGCGGCGATCCAGCTTGCCGGCGGCCCGTTGCGCCGGACGAAAATCGGCCACCGCCGCCGCATGGAACACCACCCTGGCCCACGCTGCGTGTTCCCTCAACAGCGCCGCCAAATCCTCGGCGCTTTCAAAGCGGGCCACCCAAAGCCCGGCCGGCACCGCCACTCCCGGGCCGGCCAAAAGCCGCACCTCGGCGCCCAGGCTCTGGGCTTGCGCTGCTAAAGCCACCCCCATCCGCCCGGAGGAGCGGTTGGTGAGCACGCGGACGGTGTCCAGGGCTTCGCGGGTAGGTCCGGCGGTCACCAGCACCCGCAGGCCCGAAAGCGGCCCGGTTTTGGGAAGCTGCGCGAGGCACGCGGCCAGTATTTCCTCCACCGGCGCGAGCTTGCCCACACCCACCTCGCCGTCGGCCAGCAACCCAAAAACCGGCGGCACAATCACCGCCCCCCGCGCCCGCAACAGCTCCAGAGCCTTTTGAGTGGCTTCCTTTTCCCACATCACGGTGTTCATGGAGGGGGCAAGGACCACCGCCCGGCGGTGGGCTAAGGCGTAGGTGGTGAGGGCATCATCGGCCACCCCGTAGGCCAGCTTGGCCATGAGGTTGGCAGTGGCGGGGCAAATGACCAAAAGATCCGCCATGCGGGAAAGCTCGGTGTGGTCAATGCCCGGGCTTTCCCGATCCCGCCACAGGGAAACCTGCGCTCGCTGCCCGGTGAGGACCGCAAAGGTCCGCGGTGTGACTAACTGGGATGCGGCCCAGGTGAGGATGGGGTGCACCTGGCAGCCGGCGTGAACGAGCCCTCGGGCGAGCTCCACGGCGCGGAAGGCAGCAATGCCGCCCCCCACACCCAGAACCACCCGACCCCGCACTTACCCCTCCTCGTCCAGGAGTTCCTTTTCCGAAAGCTGCTCTAACTCCGCCAGGTCTTCGTCGGCGGGAAGGGTTTCGGGCTCCTCCAGCTCCTCTTCCTCCTCTTCCTCTTCTTCCACGTCCACGAAAGGCTCAATCACCGGTGGCGGCGGCGGAGCAAGGGTGAGCTCGCGCTCCTTTTCCTGCTCCCGCTGGGCCAGCTCCTGCTCCCGCAACCGCTCGTACTCCTCGGCCGTGAGGATCCGCCAGGGCACAAGACCTGCCTCCACCTCCTTGAGCGCCAGGGTGGTGGGCTTAAAGCAGTTGTGGTCGGTCAAGCGAGGCTTGGCCCCCTCAATGAGCTGCTCGGCTCGCTTGGCGGCCAAAAGCACCAAACGAAAGGTGCTGTCGGGTTTGGGCACGTCGTTCATAGGTCCTCCCTCAGGTGACGAGCGAAGTCGTCCAAGATGGTTTCCACGCACCCGCGCATGCGCTGGCTGCGGAGGCGGGAAGCGGTGACGATCGCAAAAAGCTCGGCGGTCGCCACCTCCAACTCGTCGTTGATGATAACATAATCAAACTCGCCGTATTCGCGCATCTCGTTGAGAGCATTACGCATACGCAAGCGAATGGCGTCCTCTCGATCCTGCCGGCGAAAAAGAAGCCGCCTTTTGAGCTCAGCAAAGGACGGCGGGAAGATAAAGACCTTCACGGCATCGGGAACTCTGCCGCGGACCTGCCTCGCCCCCTGCACGTCAATGTCCAGGAAAACGTGGTAGCCGCTTTCCCTTTTGCCGCGAATTTCCTGCCAGGAGGTGCCGTAGAGGTTGCCGTGAACCTCGGCGTACTCCAAAAACTCACCGCGGTCCACCATGGAGAGAAACTCCTCGCGGCTGACAAAGTAGTAATCCACGCCGTGCTTTTCCCCGGGGCGCGGAGGCCGGGTGGTGTGGGAAACGGAAAAGTAAGCCTTCCGGCCTTCCTGCCCCAGCCTTTCGATGACCCGGCGAATCAACGTGGTTTTACCGCCGCCGGAGGGCGACGAAACGATAAAGAGCTCACCTTGCTGCACCGTCCCTCCCGCCGCGCATGATAC
The genomic region above belongs to Thermoanaerobaculum aquaticum and contains:
- a CDS encoding uracil-DNA glycosylase, whose translation is MSARDLARYLLDFGIQEVMLPEGSQPSREEQDPLAFQDLASMAKAVATCQRCRLAKGRTQVVFGVGNPEARVVFVGEAPGAEEDRQGEPFVGRAGQLLNSMLRACGLSRSEVYIANIVKCRPPGNRDPQDDEAAACLPFLRRQLALIKPEIIVLLGRVAARHLLGITAPISSYRGSWRHWEGVEVLPTFHPAYLLRNPQAKREAWEDLKKLMARLSAAAQKKAGTAEGEAPPVL
- the rpoZ gene encoding DNA-directed RNA polymerase subunit omega, which encodes MNDVPKPDSTFRLVLLAAKRAEQLIEGAKPRLTDHNCFKPTTLALKEVEAGLVPWRILTAEEYERLREQELAQREQEKERELTLAPPPPPVIEPFVDVEEEEEEEEELEEPETLPADEDLAELEQLSEKELLDEEG
- the gmk gene encoding guanylate kinase, with the protein product MQQGELFIVSSPSGGGKTTLIRRVIERLGQEGRKAYFSVSHTTRPPRPGEKHGVDYYFVSREEFLSMVDRGEFLEYAEVHGNLYGTSWQEIRGKRESGYHVFLDIDVQGARQVRGRVPDAVKVFIFPPSFAELKRRLLFRRQDREDAIRLRMRNALNEMREYGEFDYVIINDELEVATAELFAIVTASRLRSQRMRGCVETILDDFARHLREDL
- a CDS encoding tetratricopeptide repeat protein, with the translated sequence MSSHKVVFFCLAAVLLAWGCASSGSKTAELPPGIDPKDPLAATMLLREGESMLRDGRTDQALARFRSAESLQPANPVVHNFIGLAYLAKGEPASAVEAFTRALTLAPTYTDARNNRGIAYRALGQQALAESEFLAALQDLTYANRAGVYFNLGALYLAQGRLEAAEENLRRAAGPTGPPEAYLLLGEVQERLGKLNSAEETYRKGMQRAPERADLPLRLGTLLLNRGRTAEAREVLQKVVELAPDSKEAAQARALLGR
- the coaBC gene encoding bifunctional phosphopantothenoylcysteine decarboxylase/phosphopantothenate--cysteine ligase CoaBC, encoding MRGRVVLGVGGGIAAFRAVELARGLVHAGCQVHPILTWAASQLVTPRTFAVLTGQRAQVSLWRDRESPGIDHTELSRMADLLVICPATANLMAKLAYGVADDALTTYALAHRRAVVLAPSMNTVMWEKEATQKALELLRARGAVIVPPVFGLLADGEVGVGKLAPVEEILAACLAQLPKTGPLSGLRVLVTAGPTREALDTVRVLTNRSSGRMGVALAAQAQSLGAEVRLLAGPGVAVPAGLWVARFESAEDLAALLREHAAWARVVFHAAAVADFRPAQRAAGKLDRRQGPMTLQLEPVPDLTLEIAAASPRPFLVIFAAEESKNLASRAQAKLSAKGADAVVANPIDEEGLGMEVAKNRAEVWTKKGHHLSFPPMGKEQLARELLLALAGEMLAFP
- the ftsY gene encoding signal recognition particle-docking protein FtsY; protein product: MQFFERLRGLLTSKGATLPEVGSLNPETLEEALILADAGPDLASELASDLRRALAKGLLSPGQERAFLREKLLAFFPKPAPAPAHRPEVILVVGVNGSGKTTTAAKLAAKVAASGGKPLLAACDTFRAAATEQLQLWAQRLGVEVVAQRAGADPGAVLYDALAAAQARNATHLIADTAGRLHTKDNLMRELAKLHKVAARAVPEAPHQVLLVVDATTGLNGLVQAREFREHAGVTGLVLTKLDGTAKGGVVLAIARELKLPVLWVGVGEQVEDLLLFDPEGFVDALLGEPQRG
- a CDS encoding HD-GYP domain-containing protein, with protein sequence MRWPFFRSLLYPLTALLVALAVVPVALVGFGFFSSNREQIATLEKQYLTRQAVGFARELELFFVDTVGRLEGLSQALAASATDSLPMDRVPAILAEVVKANRNVLMLRLLDRQGNGQFVQGRPFPAGAEELLNPLLARAFQEGLASRPVREDLVSLPGEPPVVVVSFPVLGHRGEVLGVLQGVVSLAGMSERLGEEAARGVVVDVVDRRGRILFSSEGDRLGRDASQHPLVAQFLRAPGVRLTKTYADPFGNHAEVLGSLCPVGDPPWAVVTARQVDVAFANLNAMAKRTALLALGAGILATVAGIVLARRITNPLRQLAALSTAMASGDFTKRVPVTSANELGQLAENFNTMAEEIGRTVASLREALAQNRELLVDAIRALTASIDAKNPYTRGHSERVARYSVAIARHLGLNGEEIRKVEIAALLHDVGKIGIEDAILTKPEQLTDAEFAKMRAHTIKGAAIVSSIKLLRDVIPGIRSHHENWAGGGYPDGLVGEAIPLVARIIAAADVFDAMTTTRPYQKALSLDFVLNRMRDLAGTKLDPRVVEAFFSALRAGDLVPLGEVEVA
- a CDS encoding roadblock/LC7 domain-containing protein; its protein translation is MPFQYLLTNLMVDVPGAHGAIFLDPEGEFVEYVTRRSTPYELKVEGAYHGLLLRTAGRLLRGAKGGEVVEVAVAGSALKVISRRLKGGYYLVLVMEPMAPLGLARRAVERTAWALNQEIP